A genomic stretch from Anaerolinea thermophila UNI-1 includes:
- a CDS encoding TolB family protein: MKSNSRLTLALVLGIVVLLIGLNIAALSWLGWPNVLERLQNSPTAPAITPTFFLPTFDLSTQTIITPSSAPEVTLTPTATPIPLSLLNPEHQHTLQEEGVLLLFMRDGERIHLFAYHPKFLPLTRLTRTAWDEMHPSLSPDGNRLAFTSHQNGYWDLFILDLTTGETQQITQSPEYEGAPTWSPDGQWLAYEAYRNEQLDIYLQSLNDLSQPPIQLTDDPAADSDPAWSPGGRTIAFVSTRTGDAEIWLANLDKPEERFVNISRDPRSADLNPVWSNDGRYLAYATRKESEHRILTWDSQNPQDPAVMSAYGDDVAWTPDEQWMFSTLEQPNQHALLVSLRGSLQRLIPPEEIPGKVYGMVWKPGPLTGWLWETIQQGDTSPADPLTQPYLSLFPVEPAGRKTMVDLADVSAPVAKIHDAVDEAFQSLRLRAARESGWDVLASLENAYVPLTTPYEPSMYENWLYTGRAFALNPLILNAGWMTVVREDFEGQTYWRLYLKARLQDGSMGIPLREPVWDLQARYTSDPAAYEQGGRLSSPPSGYWVDLTELAQSYRWERLPAQPNWRSFYPGIRFNQFVIRDGLDWWSAMKEIYPSEALATPTSMPTYTNTPTFTLPPTATPRPTRTPTFTRTPTRTLTPSTTPKP, encoded by the coding sequence ATGAAATCCAATTCACGCCTTACACTGGCTCTGGTACTCGGGATTGTGGTATTGCTCATCGGGCTGAATATTGCCGCGCTGTCGTGGCTTGGCTGGCCTAACGTACTGGAGCGCCTTCAAAATTCGCCCACCGCTCCCGCCATTACTCCCACGTTCTTCCTGCCCACATTCGATCTTTCCACGCAGACCATCATCACCCCATCCTCTGCACCTGAAGTGACCCTCACTCCTACCGCCACTCCTATTCCTCTTTCCCTGCTCAATCCAGAACATCAGCACACTTTGCAGGAAGAGGGCGTGCTTTTACTCTTTATGCGAGATGGCGAGCGCATCCATCTGTTTGCCTATCATCCTAAATTCCTCCCCCTCACCCGCTTGACACGCACCGCATGGGATGAAATGCACCCCTCGCTAAGCCCGGATGGAAATCGTCTGGCGTTTACCTCCCATCAAAACGGGTACTGGGATCTTTTCATTCTCGACCTGACCACCGGAGAAACACAGCAAATTACCCAATCCCCGGAATATGAAGGGGCACCCACCTGGTCTCCAGATGGACAGTGGCTGGCTTATGAAGCCTATCGGAATGAACAACTGGACATTTATCTTCAGTCATTGAATGACCTCTCACAACCTCCCATTCAATTAACTGACGACCCTGCGGCGGATAGCGATCCAGCCTGGTCACCAGGGGGACGAACGATTGCCTTTGTCTCCACCCGTACCGGCGACGCTGAAATCTGGCTGGCGAATCTGGATAAGCCCGAAGAACGTTTTGTAAATATCAGCCGCGACCCGCGTTCTGCGGACTTAAACCCCGTCTGGTCAAACGATGGGCGCTATCTGGCATATGCTACCCGAAAAGAAAGCGAACACCGCATTTTGACCTGGGACTCCCAAAATCCGCAAGACCCGGCGGTAATGTCTGCCTATGGCGATGATGTTGCCTGGACTCCCGATGAGCAATGGATGTTTTCGACTTTGGAACAGCCCAACCAGCATGCTCTGCTGGTCTCTCTCAGAGGATCGCTCCAGCGTCTGATTCCGCCAGAAGAAATTCCCGGAAAGGTCTATGGAATGGTATGGAAGCCCGGTCCCTTAACCGGCTGGCTGTGGGAAACCATTCAGCAGGGAGACACCTCTCCAGCAGATCCTCTTACCCAACCTTACCTTTCCCTGTTTCCCGTTGAACCGGCAGGACGCAAAACCATGGTAGATCTGGCAGACGTGAGCGCGCCTGTAGCCAAAATCCACGATGCCGTTGATGAAGCCTTTCAAAGTTTGCGCCTGCGCGCGGCGCGTGAATCGGGCTGGGATGTGCTTGCTAGCCTGGAAAACGCCTATGTGCCGCTGACCACTCCCTATGAGCCCTCCATGTATGAAAACTGGTTGTACACAGGGAGAGCCTTTGCCCTGAACCCGCTGATTTTAAACGCCGGCTGGATGACGGTGGTGCGGGAAGATTTTGAAGGTCAAACCTACTGGCGTCTGTATCTCAAAGCCCGCCTGCAAGATGGCTCAATGGGGATTCCTCTCCGTGAACCCGTCTGGGATCTGCAAGCCCGTTATACCAGTGACCCGGCAGCATACGAACAGGGCGGCAGGCTATCCTCGCCACCTTCCGGTTACTGGGTGGATTTAACCGAACTGGCACAATCCTACCGCTGGGAACGTCTGCCTGCCCAACCCAACTGGCGTTCATTCTACCCCGGCATTCGATTTAATCAGTTTGTCATCCGTGATGGGCTGGACTGGTGGAGCGCCATGAAGGAAATTTACCCATCGGAAGCCCTGGCAACTCCCACTTCGATGCCCACCTATACGAATACCCCAACCTTCACCCTGCCGCCAACAGCTACACCGCGTCCCACCCGTACGCCAACTTTCACCCGCACACCTACCCGCACCCTTACCCCTTCGACAACGCCCAAACCATGA
- a CDS encoding M23 family metallopeptidase, with the protein MLTLLSACSTSLREIPQEMASDTALAMQETQHAEGTESQELVRSDDLSSDDADSEPVRFTFPTPLPPPKSAWRPPLYDVPWAPGPYDHFYFTRPIAADEVNWPVADYRYGGIFFSSDIVHTGVDIPAPRFTPVLAAGNGRVVWAGYGLYYGQNNPNDPYGLAVTIRHDFGWQGQRLYTVYAHMERLNVVNGQVVQQGDVIGWVGVTGLTTGPHLHFEVRTDRNSYFTTLNPELWLSPPIGWGVLVGQLRNTNGSLLTEQDVIVRSWKTNQKWTVRSYGKSAVNSDPYYKENLVLSDLPAGDYEIIIDYLGKRFTRNMTIRPGQVTYFTFRGEDGFQSEELPVPDIEDILEAFNP; encoded by the coding sequence ATGCTCACCCTGCTGAGCGCCTGTAGCACGTCCCTCAGAGAGATTCCGCAAGAAATGGCTTCCGATACAGCCCTTGCCATGCAGGAAACTCAACACGCTGAGGGGACTGAGAGCCAGGAACTTGTTCGATCGGATGATTTATCATCGGACGATGCTGATAGCGAGCCGGTGCGGTTTACCTTTCCCACCCCTTTACCTCCGCCAAAATCGGCATGGCGTCCACCGCTTTACGATGTTCCCTGGGCGCCAGGACCTTACGACCATTTTTACTTCACCCGTCCCATCGCTGCCGATGAAGTCAACTGGCCCGTTGCCGATTACCGATATGGGGGGATTTTCTTCAGTTCCGATATCGTCCATACCGGTGTGGATATCCCCGCCCCGCGCTTTACCCCGGTGCTGGCGGCTGGCAATGGACGAGTCGTTTGGGCGGGGTATGGCTTATACTACGGGCAAAACAACCCCAACGATCCCTACGGATTAGCCGTGACCATCCGCCACGATTTTGGCTGGCAGGGACAACGCCTGTACACCGTATATGCCCACATGGAACGCCTGAATGTGGTGAACGGACAAGTTGTCCAGCAGGGAGATGTCATCGGCTGGGTTGGGGTGACCGGCTTGACCACCGGTCCGCACCTGCACTTTGAAGTGCGCACCGACCGCAACAGTTACTTCACCACGCTGAACCCGGAATTGTGGCTTTCGCCCCCTATTGGCTGGGGAGTCCTCGTCGGGCAGTTGCGCAACACCAATGGCTCCCTGCTCACCGAACAGGATGTTATTGTACGCAGTTGGAAAACCAACCAGAAATGGACGGTACGCTCTTACGGCAAATCAGCGGTGAACAGCGATCCTTACTACAAGGAAAATCTGGTGCTGAGCGATCTCCCTGCTGGGGATTATGAAATCATTATTGATTATTTAGGAAAACGCTTTACCCGCAACATGACCATCCGCCCGGGACAGGTGACCTACTTTACCTTTCGAGGTGAAGACGGATTTCAAAGTGAAGAACTGCCTGTACCGGATATTGAAGACATCCTGGAAGCGTTCAACCCTTGA